Proteins from one Mauremys reevesii isolate NIE-2019 unplaced genomic scaffold, ASM1616193v1 Contig2, whole genome shotgun sequence genomic window:
- the LOC120393461 gene encoding olfactory receptor 4S2-like: protein MTNISNVTEFVLLGLSQNHKLQKMCFVLFLCFYISIVLGNLLIVLTVVSSQHLNSPMYFFLSYLSFVDICYSSVTAPKMIADFLTEKKIISFIGCIAQLFGVHFFGCTEIFILTVMAYDRYIAICKPLHYTTIMTRRVCGQMVAASWVGGFVHSMVQTLITTHLPFCGPNEIDHYFCDVHPLLQLACTDTYVVGIIVVANSGMIALGCFLLLVISYIVILISLRTRSSEGRRKALSTCGSHIAVVILFFGPCTFTYIRPSSHLSEDKMVAVFYTIITPMLNPLIYTLRNEEVKSAMRKLWSRKVMSDGKSKG, encoded by the coding sequence ATGACGAATATAAGCAATGTGACTGAATTTGTCCTCTTAGGCCTCTCCCAGAATCATAAGCTGCAGAAAATGTGTTTTGTGCTGTTTTTATGCTTCTATATAAGCATTGTTCTTGGAAACCTCCTCATTGTTCTCACTGTAGTTAGCAGTCAGCATCTGAACTcacccatgtatttcttcctgagTTACCTGTCCTTTGTAGACATCTGCTACTCTTCTGTCACAGCCCCCAAAATGATTGCAGACTTCCTCACTGAGAAAAAAATAATCTCCTTCATTGGCTGCATAGCACAGCTGTTTGGAGTCCATTTCTTTGGCTGCACTGAGATCTTCATCCTCACAGTGATGGCCTATGATCGCTACATTGCAATCTGCAAACCCCTCCACTACACAACCATCATGACCAGGCGCGTATGTGGCCAGATGGTGGCGGCCTCATGGGTAGGGGGCTTTGTGCATTCCATGGTACAGACTCTTATAACCACCCATTTACCCTTCTGTGGGCCCAATGAGATTGACCATTATTTCTGTGATGTTCACCCTTTGCTACAACTGGCTTGTACTGACACCTATGTTGTCGGCATCATAGTTGTTGCTAATAGCGGGATGATTGCTTTGGGTTGTTTCCTTCTCTTGGTTATATCCTACATTGTGATCTTAATCTCCTTGAGGACACGTTCGTCTGAAGGGCGTCGTAAAGCTCTCTCCACCTGTGGCTCCCATATTGCTgtagtgattttattttttgggcCTTGCACGTTCACCTACATCCGAccttctagccacttatcagagGACAAGATGGTTGCTGTGTTCTACACCATTATCACCCCCATGCTGAATCCGCTGATCTACACACTAAGAAATGAGGAGgtgaaaagtgccatgagaaAATTATGGAGCAGAAAAGTGATGTCAGATGGGAAATCAAAAGGGTGA